In the genome of Acidimicrobiia bacterium, the window ACATTATTGGGATGAAATCAGATTCAGCAAAGATGCCTTTTGCAGTCGTATCTCGTGTGACTAATGAAATTGTTGGTTCTACAAGTTTTTATGACTATGCACCCGCACAAAAGAGAATTGAACTCGGGAGTACTTTTTATTCTCGTGATGTATGGGGAAGTGCAGTTAATCCTTCATGTAAATTATTGTTATGTTCGTATGCTTTTGATCAATTAGATGTCAATAGACTCGCATTTCGTTGTGATTCTCGTAACGAACGCAGTGCTGGTGCTATCAAAAAGTTGGGTGCAGTTTATGAAGGCACATTGCGGA includes:
- a CDS encoding GNAT family N-acetyltransferase → IIGMKSDSAKMPFAVVSRVTNEIVGSTSFYDYAPAQKRIELGSTFYSRDVWGSAVNPSCKLLLCSYAFDQLDVNRLAFRCDSRNERSAGAIKKLGAVYEGTLRSHRIAGDGSIGDTMYFSMLKEEWPRKRKKLEERIALYLD